Part of the Meiothermus sp. CFH 77666 genome is shown below.
GCCTGTTCTTCCCAACTGTGCACGGGGTGATTTTCGGCCTTCAGGTTGCCGCCTGGCTTGCACCCTCCCAGGCTCGCTCTGTGGTCGCTGAAGGCGTACTCGTCCCCGGCTCTTTACACCAGGTGCAGCATGTGCTATATTTCGCTGCTGGCAACCGGCTAACCTGAATGGTAGCAAGCTGCTATCCCCGCGTCAACAATCTCTTGCTTCTCATCCCAACCCAGCGATATACTCGCCTGGAAATCCGCACAAATGTGGTCAGACGCGGGAAGGAGTGAATGCCGTATGGATCTATACCTCGATACTGCCGAAGTGAGCGAAATCAGGGAAATTGCGGCCTGGGGCGTGCTGGCAGGGGTCACTACCAACCCCTCCTTGATTGCCCGGTCGGGCCGTCCGCTCGAGCCCACCATCAAAGAGATATGCCAGATCGTGCAGGGGCCGGTCTCGGCAGAGGTGGTTTCGACGGCGGCAGCCGATATGGTTGCGGAAGGGCGCCGCCTGGCAGCCATTGACGAGCACGTGGTGGTCAAGCTGCCCACCACCATTGAGGGCCTCAAGGCTTGCAAAACCCTCTCCGGCGAGGGTATCCGGGTAAACATGACCCTGGTGTTCTCGGCCAACCAGGCCCTTTTGTGCGCCAAGGCCGGGGCCTGGTGCGTCTCGCCCTTCCTGGGCCGCATAGACGACATCTCCTGGGAGGGCATGGAGCTGATCCGCGAGATTGCTGAGCTATTCCAGGTGCAAAACCTCAGCACCCGCATCCTGGCCGCCTCGATTCGCCACCCCCGTCATGTGACCCAGGCCGCCCTGCTGGGCGCCGATATCGCCACCATGCCCGCCAAGGTGTTTCAGCAGCTCATCAAGCACCCCCTAACCGACCTTGGTCTGAAAGCCTTCCTGGAAGACTGGGCCAGGGCCAGCGCCAGGATCTAGCTCCGCGAACCCCCAGGAACTGGAGAACGAGCAATGCCAAAATCGAGTACAGCCGACCCCAACGCCGAAGCCCAGGTCACCGTGACCCGTACCGGCAAGAAAATTCGCCGCAAGACCGAGAGCCAGGTGCCGCTCAGCTACCAGGAACTCTCGAGCCGCATCCTGCCCGAACTACACCTGCTGGCCGCCGAAGCCGGAATTCCCAACTACAAGAAGCTCTCCAAAGATGAGCTGGTGATGCTCTTGCTATCGCAGGAAGCCACCGAGGAGGGCCTGGCCATTGCCAAAGGCTACCTGGAGATTAGCCAGGATGGGTATGGCTTCTTGCAGGAAAGCCTCTACACCATGGAATCCCGCACGGTGATTGTCTCGGCGGGCCTGATCAAGCAGTATCAGCTTCGCACGGGCGACTACGTTGTGGGTAAGGCCCGCCCGGCGCGAGAAAATGAGCGTTACGGCACCCTTATGAAGGTGGAAGCGGTCAACAACCTCGACCCCGAGGCCGCCGCCAAACGCCCGAAGTTCGACGACCTGATTCCGCAGTTCCCCGACCGGCAGATAATCCTCGAGACCACCGGCGAGGAGTCCTCCAACCGGGTCATAGACCTGCTGGCACCAATTGGCCGGGGTCAGCGCGGCCTTATTGTGGCTCCACCCAAGGCGGGCAAGACCACCCTCCTGAAGAAGGTGGCCCGGGCGGTGCTGCGCAATGAGCCCGACATCAAGGTAATTGTGCTGCTGATTGATGAGCGGCCCGAGGAGGTTACCGACTTCCGTGAGTCGGTAGAAGGGGCTGACGTGATTGCCTCGACCTTCGACGAACCCCCGCAAAACCACATCCGGGTGGCCGAATTCGTGCATGAGCGCAGCCGCCGCATTGTGGAGGAGGGGGGCCACGTGCTGATTCTCCTGGACTCCATAACCCGACTGGCCCGGGCCAACAACCTGGTCACACCTCCTACCGGGCGTACGCTGTCGGGGGGTCTGGACTCGGCCGCGCTACACTTTCCCAAGCGCTTTTTAGGGGCGGCCCGCAACATTCGGGGCGGGGGGTCGCTAACCATCCTGGCTACGGCACTGGTTGAAACCGGCAGCCGCATGGACGATGTGATTTTTGAAGAGTTCAAGGGTACGGGCAACATGGAACTCCACCTCTCCCGTCGCCTCGAGGAGCGCCGCATCTTCCCGGCCATAGACATCCTCAAGTCGGGCACCCGGCGCGAAGAGCTACTGCTGGGCGAGGAGGTTATCCAGAAAATGTGGCTCTTACGCAAGGTGCTGGCCGATATGGATCCGGCCGAAGCCATGGAGATGTTGCTGGCACGTCTTTCCCGTACCAAGACCAACAAGGAGTTCCTTGCAACTTTGGGGGGAAAGTAGGTATACTCCCTGCGGAAGTCTCGGGAGCACAGGGTGCTTAGGTTAAGGACTCAGACACCCTGAGGTTCCGCGAGCGGGAGTAGCTTTCCAGCCACTCCAGAGCGATAATCGCAGTTTTGGAGGTTGACTTTGGCTATAAGCGAACTCTTGAGCAGTGTGCTGGCGACGGGCGTACTCGGTTTACCGATGGGGCTGGCCCAGGCTAACCTGCCAGGAACCGAAATTCCGGTTGACTCGCCCGCCCGCAAGGGTTGGGTGATGTACACCGTCCAGCCTGGTGATACCCTAAGCCAGATTGCACGCCGATACCGGGTAGATGCCAGGGCCATCATGTACAGCAGCGGCCTCAAGGGGGTGTCCTTACGCCCTGGACAGGCGCTACGCATCCCCCTGGTCGAAGAAACTAACGACGAGAGCCGCCTGCCGCCGGGGGTTCGCACCTATATCGTTCGTCGGGGCGATACGGTGCAGTCGGTGGCGAACCGCTTTGATCTGACCGTGTTAGGGCTGGTTTCGGCCAACCCGGGCCTGCCCAGCCTGGATCGCCTCGAGGTCGGCTCCACCCTCTACATTCCCACCGGAGAGCCGGGCCTGCTGGTTCGCCTCAAGCGGGGCGAGACCATCCAGGATCTGGCCAGCCGCTTTGGTCTCTCGGTTGCCGAAGTGGCCAGGGCCAACGAGCTCACCTCGCCAACCGATGTGCAGGCGGGGGATCTGGTTTTGCTGCCCGGGGTGCAGGCCAAAACCACCTACGACCGCTTGCTGCAAATCCGCGAGGCGGAGCGCAAAGCCCGTGAGGAAGAGGAACGCCGACTGGCCGAAGAACGGCGTCAGCGCGAGGAAGCCCGCCGCAAGCAGCTCGTAGAACAAAGGCGCCAGGAGCAGCAGGCACGCATGCGTCAGCAGCAGCAAGCCCAGAGCCAGCCCCGCCTCCGGCGGGCCAATGCGGTGGTGGCCGCAGCAGGGTATCGCTGGCCCATGTCGAACTTTACCATCACTACCTACTTTGGCCGGCGCGGGGTATTCCAGCGCTTCCACACCGGCATAGACCTGGCTGCACCGACCGGTACGCCCATCTATGCGGCCAGAGCTGGCCAGGTAGATACCGCGGGCTGGAGCCGCTTTGGCTATGGTTTGCACGTTATCCTGGATCACGGTGGAGCCCAGGAGACCCTTTATGGTCACATGTCGCGCATTGTGGTGCGTCCGGGCCAGTGGGTTGCCAGGGGCGACTTAATCGGCTACGTGGGTTCTACCGGGTGGAGCACCGGCCCCCACCTCCACTTTGAAGTACGGGTGGGGGGTGCAGCCCGCAACCCCATGGCCTATCTGCCCTAACCTGGTTTTCGAGACGGCTCAGGGGCCGTCTTCTTTTTATCATCACCGTAGCCTGGTAAGGGGGCAAGCCACTGGTCAATGGCTGTGAACCAAACCCCTGTGGCGAACCTCACGAACCGTTGCTGCCCTTATAGTCATCAGCGGTCTTGTCTGGGATAGGGGATTCTCAAACCTAGATGGCTCCATCTTTGTGAAGAGCGCTCTAGGAGGCTAAGCGAAAAAGCCTTATGCTACGGTGCTGGAGGGAGTTATGGAAAAAGGAACTTTGCGGGTCAAAACCGGATTCGCTGAAATGTTCAAGGGGGGCGTGATCATGGATGTGGTCAACGCCCAGCAAGCTGAGATTGCCCAGGAGGCCGGAGCGGTTGCGGTGATGGCCCTCGAGCGCGTACCCGCCGACATACGTGCGCAGGGGGGCGTGGCCCGCATGTCCGACCCCAAACTCATCAAGGAAATTATGTCCGCAGTCTCGATTCCGGTGATGGCCAAGTGCCGTATCGGGCACACTGTGGAAGCTCAGATTCTCCAGGCGCTGGGGGTAGACTTCATTGACGAGTCCGAGGTGCTGACCCCGGCGGATGAGTCGTTCCACATTGATAAACACGCCTTCAAGGTGCCCTTTGTTTGCGGGGCTACCGATATTGGCGAAGCTCTGCGGCGGATTGGAGAGGGGGCCGCCATGATCCGCACCAAGGGCGAGGCCGGCACTGGCAATGTGGTGGAGGCCGTGCGCCACGCCCGCAGCGTGATGGGGGCAATCCGGCAGATTCAGGCGCTCCCCCGCGAAGAGCTCATGACCTATGCCAAAAACCACGGCGCCCCCTACGAGCTGGTGCTCTGGGTTCATGAAAACGGCAAGCTGCCGGTGGTGAACTTCGCGGCCGGTGGGGTGGCGACTCCTGCCGACGCTGCCCTTATGATGCAACTGGGTATGGACGGGGTGTTTGTGGGTTCGGGCATTTTCAAGTCGGGCGACCCCCGCAAGCGGGCCAAGGCCATCGTGAGGGCGGTGACCCACTACAACAACCCCGAAGTTCTGGCCGAGGTCTCGGAAGACCTGGGCGAGGCCATGGTGGGCATCAACCTGGATTTCCTGTCGGAAGAAGAAAAACTGGCCAAGCGCGGCTGGTAGTTTTTGCCCTGAGAAGATGTACGCCCTCTCGCTTTACCGGCGGGAGGGTATTTTTTACTGGGTTCAAGTTACGGCAGAGTTACAAAAAACGTAACGTACTGGTGTATAGTTGTAACGCTATGCAAGCAGAAACCTTTGGCCTGGTTTTCTTTGCGGTCACGGCTTTGATTGTGTTGATTCCAGGTTGGCTGATACCAGCTTTGAACCGCAGCCGCCAGGAACGAGAGTTGCTTGCACTGGAAAAGATGCATCGCTTTGCCCTGAAGCACAACACCTTTGTTCGCAATCATCGGGGGGTGCGTTATGTGGTGGTTCTGGGCAAGCAGGGCTTCTACTACATGCTGGGGGGGCAGTTTGTGTCTCGAGAGCGGCTTTTGAAAGTGTTGGGAGAAGAACACGAAAAGCATCTGCTCAAGGCGGAGGGCGAAGAGAGCCGCCACGGCCCGACGATGACCCTGGTTACCGGTTCAGCCTAAAATCGGTTTGCCTCGAGGCCAGGGCAAGCCTGGCCTTCTTTTTGTGGGCGAAACAGACAGCTTGCTATAGGATTGAGGTTGTGAAAATTGGTGTAATGGCAATACAAGGTGACTTTCGTGAACACAAGCAAATGCTCAGATCGCTGGGGGTGGAGGCTGTTGAGGTGCGCCTTCCCAGGGATTTAGAAGGCCTGTCGGGGCTTATTGTGCCCGGGGGGGAGTCCACTACGATCGGCATGCTGGCCCGGGAGTATGGCCTCGAGGGCGCGGTACGTGAGCGCGTTCGGCAAGGCTCTTTGGCCGTCTGGGGAACCTGTGCGGGCGCGATCTGGTTGGCCAAAGAAATTCCGGAGTTTCCCGATCAGCCTCGGCTGGCTGCGCTGAATATTGCCGTGCAGCGCAACGCCTATGGGCGTCAGGTGGATAGTTTCGAGGAAGATTTAGAGATAGTTGGTTTTGACCGGCCTTTTCATGCTTTTTTTATTCGGGCACCACGTATTTTGAGCGTTGGTGAAGATGTTCGTATTCTGGCCAAACACAACGAGGAGGCTGTACTTGTGCAGTCGGGTGGGTTATTTGCCGGTACTTTTCACCCCGAACTGGGTGGTGACGCCCGAGTACATCAATTATTTTTGAGTGAGTGTAGAAATATTTCACCAGCATAGATTATCGTGAAAGAAATTACTTACTCGTGGCAGAGTATTACAGACGAAGGTAAAGGTTTCTCATAACTGCCTTTCCAGGCGGCGGCTGCTCTGCTCATTCTGGCACAGGCTTTTATCGTTTTCCCCTTTCCCTCTCCCGCAAGGGGAGAGGGTGGCGACAGCGCTGGCTAGTTTGGCGCCCTTTTTGCCAAATAAAGCAACTCTGGCGGTAACCGCTGTCGCCGGGTGAGGGGTTGAAGCGACGATGCCCAGGCAAATGATAAGAGCTTGATTCTGGCATTAGCAGGGCCCTGGGAAGCCTAGGAGAGTCGTACAATAAAGTGCTCTATGGCTGGACTCGAGAACCGCAAAGCCCGTCATGATTATGAAATCCTCGAAACCCTCGAAGCGGGCTTGGCCCTTAAGGGCACAGAGGTCAAGTCCATCCGGGCCGGCCAGGTGGACTTTACCGGAACCTTTGCCCGGTTTCAAAACGGCGAGCTTTTTCTGGAAAACCTCTACGTTGCTCCCTATGAGAAAGGTGGCTTCACCAACCACGACCCCCGCCGTCTGCGCAAGCTGTTACTCCACCGCCACGAGCTCAACAAGCTCAAAGCCCGCGTCGAGCAGAAGGGCCTGACCCTGGTGCCACTCAAAATTTATTTTAACGAACGGGGCAAGGCCAAGTTGCTGCTGGCCCTGGCCCGCGGCAAGCGCGATTATCAGAAGAGAGCGGATGATAAAAAACAAGCGGTTCGGCGAGAACTGGAAAGCTGGTAGCCTTTGGCTGCCCGACCCTCGACTTCTATGGTCTTGCGCTTCTAATCCGGGCCAAGTAAAACTGTAGCGACTGGAATCAGCATGCAGCGCTTATTGTTAGTAGGATTGCTATGGCTTGGCCTGGGCTGGGCCCAGTATGAAAACCGTTTACTGGTGGGCTTCCAGGAGAGCCAGGCCATCTACCCGGGCGGCAGTACGGTAGCCTATGGGCCTGCAAAGTTTATTGCAGAAGCCTTGGGGCTAGGCTACCTCGAGGCCTCAGGCAAGGTCTATCTGAGCCTGGGTAGCCGGGTCGCAGCGTTTGGTGTTAGCAGTCAGGGCGCTGATGCGGCGCGATTGCTGAACGCCTACCGCTATCAGGGCAGCCTGTGGATTCCGGTGCAGGAGCTGGCTCGAAACCTTGACCTGTACTACCGCAACGACTATGGCGCGCCGGTTTTGGCCCTGCGCCCGGCCAGGCTACTGG
Proteins encoded:
- the fsa gene encoding fructose-6-phosphate aldolase gives rise to the protein MDLYLDTAEVSEIREIAAWGVLAGVTTNPSLIARSGRPLEPTIKEICQIVQGPVSAEVVSTAAADMVAEGRRLAAIDEHVVVKLPTTIEGLKACKTLSGEGIRVNMTLVFSANQALLCAKAGAWCVSPFLGRIDDISWEGMELIREIAELFQVQNLSTRILAASIRHPRHVTQAALLGADIATMPAKVFQQLIKHPLTDLGLKAFLEDWARASARI
- the rho gene encoding transcription termination factor Rho → MRRKTESQVPLSYQELSSRILPELHLLAAEAGIPNYKKLSKDELVMLLLSQEATEEGLAIAKGYLEISQDGYGFLQESLYTMESRTVIVSAGLIKQYQLRTGDYVVGKARPARENERYGTLMKVEAVNNLDPEAAAKRPKFDDLIPQFPDRQIILETTGEESSNRVIDLLAPIGRGQRGLIVAPPKAGKTTLLKKVARAVLRNEPDIKVIVLLIDERPEEVTDFRESVEGADVIASTFDEPPQNHIRVAEFVHERSRRIVEEGGHVLILLDSITRLARANNLVTPPTGRTLSGGLDSAALHFPKRFLGAARNIRGGGSLTILATALVETGSRMDDVIFEEFKGTGNMELHLSRRLEERRIFPAIDILKSGTRREELLLGEEVIQKMWLLRKVLADMDPAEAMEMLLARLSRTKTNKEFLATLGGK
- a CDS encoding peptidoglycan DD-metalloendopeptidase family protein; translated protein: MGLAQANLPGTEIPVDSPARKGWVMYTVQPGDTLSQIARRYRVDARAIMYSSGLKGVSLRPGQALRIPLVEETNDESRLPPGVRTYIVRRGDTVQSVANRFDLTVLGLVSANPGLPSLDRLEVGSTLYIPTGEPGLLVRLKRGETIQDLASRFGLSVAEVARANELTSPTDVQAGDLVLLPGVQAKTTYDRLLQIREAERKAREEEERRLAEERRQREEARRKQLVEQRRQEQQARMRQQQQAQSQPRLRRANAVVAAAGYRWPMSNFTITTYFGRRGVFQRFHTGIDLAAPTGTPIYAARAGQVDTAGWSRFGYGLHVILDHGGAQETLYGHMSRIVVRPGQWVARGDLIGYVGSTGWSTGPHLHFEVRVGGAARNPMAYLP
- the pdxS gene encoding pyridoxal 5'-phosphate synthase lyase subunit PdxS, encoding MEKGTLRVKTGFAEMFKGGVIMDVVNAQQAEIAQEAGAVAVMALERVPADIRAQGGVARMSDPKLIKEIMSAVSIPVMAKCRIGHTVEAQILQALGVDFIDESEVLTPADESFHIDKHAFKVPFVCGATDIGEALRRIGEGAAMIRTKGEAGTGNVVEAVRHARSVMGAIRQIQALPREELMTYAKNHGAPYELVLWVHENGKLPVVNFAAGGVATPADAALMMQLGMDGVFVGSGIFKSGDPRKRAKAIVRAVTHYNNPEVLAEVSEDLGEAMVGINLDFLSEEEKLAKRGW
- the pdxT gene encoding pyridoxal 5'-phosphate synthase glutaminase subunit PdxT; translated protein: MKIGVMAIQGDFREHKQMLRSLGVEAVEVRLPRDLEGLSGLIVPGGESTTIGMLAREYGLEGAVRERVRQGSLAVWGTCAGAIWLAKEIPEFPDQPRLAALNIAVQRNAYGRQVDSFEEDLEIVGFDRPFHAFFIRAPRILSVGEDVRILAKHNEEAVLVQSGGLFAGTFHPELGGDARVHQLFLSECRNISPA
- the smpB gene encoding SsrA-binding protein SmpB; the encoded protein is MAGLENRKARHDYEILETLEAGLALKGTEVKSIRAGQVDFTGTFARFQNGELFLENLYVAPYEKGGFTNHDPRRLRKLLLHRHELNKLKARVEQKGLTLVPLKIYFNERGKAKLLLALARGKRDYQKRADDKKQAVRRELESW